One segment of Pseudodesulfovibrio sp. 5S69 DNA contains the following:
- a CDS encoding DUF493 family protein has product MSDKSKQFKQALDEHHQWPCPYVYKFIVPAGSFDRFQALFASEKLETRQSRTGKYTSVTMTSTMCSAEDVMAVYEKAAQIPGIMSL; this is encoded by the coding sequence ATGTCCGACAAATCGAAACAATTCAAGCAGGCTCTTGACGAACACCATCAATGGCCGTGCCCGTACGTCTACAAGTTCATTGTCCCGGCGGGGAGTTTCGACCGGTTCCAGGCGCTTTTCGCTTCGGAAAAACTCGAAACCCGCCAGTCCCGGACAGGAAAATATACCAGCGTGACAATGACTTCGACCATGTGTTCCGCAGAAGACGTCATGGCCGTCTACGAAAAGGCGGCCCAGATTCCGGGGATCATGTCGCTGTAA
- the ilvB gene encoding acetolactate synthase large subunit, whose protein sequence is MKMSGAEITIKLLERQGVRTIAGIPGGANLPLYDALGQSGNIKHILTRHEQGAGFIAQGMARVTGKPAVFFATSGPGATNTLTAIADAKLDSIPIICITGQVPLSMIGTDAFQEVDTYGLSVPITKHNFLVRSAEDLLKVIPDAFRIAASGRPGPVVIDVPKDVQMAMVEFDQWPEPGVPDATPELFHGEIEHAASMINRAEKPILYLGGGVIQSDSASQALAVAEKGAIPSVMTLMGLGTIPTGHPLNLGMLGMHAARYTNLALEECDLLIAVGVRFDDRATGKVSEFCPNAKIIHMDIDPSELDKIKTAHASVRGDVADVLKALLPHIERQSRTEWNSRIEALKAAHPMIVPGADDPTSPYGVILKAAELVGDQAIVCTDVGQHQMRTAQVYPFTQPRHWLTSGGLGTMGFGMPAALGAALAAPDKPVICFSGDGSIMMNIQDLATAMEYDIPVKIILTNNNALGLVRQQQDLFYGKRYVASDYCKCVDFMKIADGFGIRTFDLGNCEDPEGTLAQALAEPGPALIHVPISPDEPVYPMVAPGAANSQMIGGENHV, encoded by the coding sequence ATGAAAATGTCAGGTGCGGAAATAACCATCAAATTGCTGGAACGGCAGGGTGTGCGGACCATTGCCGGCATTCCGGGCGGGGCGAATCTGCCGCTCTACGACGCCCTGGGGCAAAGCGGCAACATCAAACACATCCTGACCCGGCACGAACAGGGGGCCGGGTTCATCGCCCAGGGCATGGCCCGTGTGACGGGCAAGCCCGCGGTTTTCTTCGCCACCTCCGGGCCGGGGGCGACCAACACCCTGACGGCCATCGCCGACGCCAAGCTCGACTCCATCCCGATCATCTGCATCACCGGCCAGGTGCCTCTGTCCATGATCGGCACCGACGCCTTCCAGGAGGTCGACACATACGGCCTGTCTGTGCCCATCACCAAGCACAATTTTTTGGTCCGGTCCGCCGAGGACCTGCTGAAGGTCATCCCCGACGCCTTCCGCATCGCGGCCAGCGGCCGCCCCGGTCCTGTGGTCATCGACGTGCCCAAGGACGTGCAGATGGCCATGGTGGAGTTCGACCAGTGGCCCGAGCCCGGCGTCCCGGACGCCACGCCCGAACTGTTCCATGGGGAGATCGAGCACGCCGCGTCCATGATCAACCGCGCCGAGAAGCCTATTCTTTATCTGGGCGGCGGCGTGATCCAGTCCGATTCCGCGTCCCAGGCCCTGGCCGTGGCCGAGAAGGGGGCCATCCCGTCGGTCATGACCCTTATGGGGCTGGGGACCATCCCCACGGGTCACCCGCTGAACCTCGGCATGCTCGGCATGCACGCGGCGCGCTACACCAACCTGGCGCTGGAGGAATGCGATCTGCTCATCGCCGTGGGGGTGCGTTTCGACGACCGGGCCACCGGCAAAGTCTCAGAATTCTGCCCCAACGCCAAGATCATCCACATGGACATCGACCCGAGCGAACTGGACAAGATCAAGACCGCCCATGCCTCGGTGCGCGGTGACGTGGCCGACGTGCTCAAGGCGCTGTTGCCGCACATCGAGCGCCAAAGCCGGACCGAATGGAACAGTCGGATCGAGGCCCTCAAGGCCGCCCATCCCATGATCGTTCCGGGCGCGGACGACCCGACTTCGCCCTACGGCGTCATCCTCAAGGCCGCCGAGCTGGTCGGGGACCAGGCCATCGTCTGCACCGACGTGGGCCAGCACCAGATGCGCACGGCACAGGTCTATCCCTTCACCCAGCCTCGCCACTGGTTGACCTCCGGCGGCCTCGGGACCATGGGCTTCGGCATGCCCGCCGCCCTGGGCGCTGCCCTGGCCGCCCCGGACAAGCCGGTCATCTGCTTCTCGGGCGACGGCTCCATCATGATGAACATCCAGGACCTGGCCACGGCCATGGAGTACGACATCCCGGTCAAGATCATCCTGACCAACAACAACGCCCTCGGCCTCGTTCGCCAGCAGCAGGACCTCTTTTACGGCAAGCGCTACGTTGCGTCCGATTATTGCAAGTGCGTTGATTTCATGAAGATTGCCGACGGATTCGGGATTAGGACCTTTGACTTGGGCAACTGCGAAGACCCCGAGGGAACCCTGGCCCAGGCCTTGGCCGAGCCCGGCCCGGCGCTGATCCACGTGCCCATCAGCCCGGACGAGCCCGTCTACCCCATGGTGGCCCCCGGTGCGGCCAATTCCCAAATGATCGGAGGTGAGAACCATGTGTAA
- the nifU gene encoding Fe-S cluster assembly protein NifU produces the protein MWEYTDKVKDHFLNPRNVGTIEDADGVGEVGSLACGDALTLYIKVDGDGKITDAKFQTFGCASAIASSSALTELLIGKTVEEAEKITNKDIAEYLGGLPREKMHCSVMGQEALEQAIKNMRGEAPSKAEHSHEGELICECFGVFDEEILEAIKVNDLKTVEDVTNFTKAGGGCGKCIPDLERLLAEAHGEGVCPTPSDKPAYPAEGMTNIQRMHLIESVIDNDVRPKLKADGGNIELVDIDRDTVVVRFLGMCSGCPSSQATLNGLVETALKEKVDPGLKVREG, from the coding sequence ATGTGGGAATATACCGACAAAGTTAAGGACCACTTCCTCAACCCGCGCAACGTCGGCACCATCGAGGACGCCGACGGGGTCGGCGAAGTCGGCTCGCTGGCCTGCGGAGACGCCCTGACCCTGTACATCAAGGTCGACGGCGACGGGAAGATCACCGACGCCAAGTTCCAGACATTCGGCTGCGCCAGCGCCATCGCCTCCAGCTCCGCCCTGACGGAACTGCTCATCGGCAAGACCGTGGAAGAGGCGGAAAAGATCACCAACAAGGACATCGCCGAATACCTGGGCGGCCTGCCGCGCGAAAAGATGCACTGCTCGGTCATGGGCCAGGAGGCCCTGGAGCAGGCCATCAAAAACATGCGGGGCGAGGCCCCGTCCAAGGCGGAGCACTCCCACGAAGGCGAACTCATCTGCGAATGTTTCGGCGTGTTCGACGAGGAGATTCTCGAAGCCATCAAGGTCAACGATCTCAAGACCGTGGAGGACGTGACCAACTTCACCAAGGCGGGCGGCGGATGCGGCAAATGCATTCCCGACCTCGAACGCCTGCTGGCCGAGGCCCACGGCGAGGGCGTCTGCCCCACCCCGTCCGACAAGCCCGCCTACCCGGCCGAGGGCATGACCAACATCCAGCGCATGCACCTCATCGAATCGGTCATCGACAACGATGTCCGCCCCAAGCTCAAGGCGGACGGCGGCAACATCGAGCTGGTGGACATCGACCGCGACACGGTGGTGGTCCGCTTCCTGGGCATGTGCTCGGGCTGCCCGTCCAGCCAGGCGACCCTCAACGGGCTGGTGGAAACCGCTCTCAAGGAAAAGGTCGACCCCGGCCTGAAGGTCCGGGAGGGCTGA
- a CDS encoding Lon protease family protein, whose amino-acid sequence MVKKSTAFEVPVEKLKWTPGPDQLSIKTTDDLEPQKDIIGQKRGVEAFRFGLGMVKKGYNIFVTGQPGLGRLSSVRKLLGEMGDGRATPSDICYVNNFKHPEAPILLRFEPGQGDRFKKDMQKFLDNIKREVPQLFESEEYIARKNEIAEAHEKKVMGFYKAIEDQVKDTGLVVVRMQMGPIQRPDVVPLVDGEPKRMIELEELVDKGRFPRDEFEKLRDKRLELKEEIDHIVQELKELQKEVGEKHREVDKLMFLALAQEFVKPVREEYPDGKISRYLDSVLDNMVEDLDSIKALGGPGQPGPIPGMIMPGPPPEMVFQPYQVNLLVDNTETQGPPVIVESYPTYRNLFGSIERVMDRMGGWHTDYTKIKAGSFVKANGGYLVINLMDAIMEPGVWQTLKRALKTEKIEIETFDPYYFISATGLKPEPIEMAVKVVVLGSPYLYAMLRNYDEDVPKIFKVRADYESSMDVTDESVLEVARFVKGEVDRNGLKPFDQSGVAAVLEEGIRWAGRQEKITTAFPGLGDLLSEADYFAGRANAETVSGEHVKEAIEAKVYRSNQVEERIQEMIDRGSLFVDTDGEVAGQVNGLAVYSLGDYMFGKPSRITAVTSLGKEGIINIEREADMSGPTHNKGMLILSGFLRSRFAQDKPLSLAASIAFEQSYGGIDGDSASSTELYALLSSLSGVPIRQYIAVTGSVNQYGEVQPIGGVNQKIEGFFLCCKHAGLTGKQGVMIPYPNIKDLMLRDEVIDAVKDGKFHIWAVKTIDEGIEILTGMKAGVRKADGTYPAKTINKLVDDKLKGLADKLAAFGKDEKDEKKSSAKKTTKSKPAKK is encoded by the coding sequence ATGGTCAAGAAAAGCACTGCATTCGAAGTTCCCGTTGAAAAGCTCAAGTGGACCCCGGGCCCCGACCAACTGTCCATCAAGACGACCGACGATCTGGAACCCCAGAAGGACATCATCGGCCAGAAGCGCGGCGTCGAGGCCTTTCGCTTCGGCCTGGGCATGGTCAAGAAAGGCTATAATATTTTCGTCACGGGCCAGCCCGGCCTCGGCCGGTTGTCCTCGGTGCGCAAGCTCCTGGGCGAGATGGGCGACGGCCGCGCGACCCCCAGCGATATCTGCTACGTGAACAACTTCAAGCATCCCGAGGCGCCCATCCTGCTCCGTTTCGAACCGGGGCAGGGCGACCGCTTCAAGAAGGACATGCAGAAGTTTCTGGACAACATCAAACGCGAGGTTCCGCAGCTCTTCGAGAGCGAGGAGTACATCGCCCGCAAGAACGAGATCGCCGAGGCCCACGAGAAGAAGGTCATGGGCTTCTACAAGGCCATCGAGGACCAGGTAAAGGATACCGGTCTGGTGGTGGTCCGCATGCAGATGGGCCCCATCCAGCGGCCCGATGTTGTCCCCCTGGTGGACGGCGAGCCCAAGCGCATGATCGAGCTGGAGGAGCTGGTCGACAAGGGCCGTTTCCCCCGCGACGAGTTTGAAAAATTGCGCGACAAGCGGCTGGAACTCAAGGAGGAGATCGACCACATCGTCCAGGAGCTCAAGGAACTCCAGAAGGAAGTGGGCGAGAAGCACCGCGAGGTGGATAAGCTCATGTTCCTGGCCCTGGCCCAGGAGTTCGTCAAGCCGGTGCGCGAGGAGTACCCCGACGGCAAGATATCGAGATACCTGGACTCCGTGCTCGACAACATGGTCGAGGACCTGGATTCCATCAAGGCCCTGGGCGGCCCCGGCCAGCCCGGCCCGATACCCGGCATGATCATGCCCGGACCACCTCCGGAGATGGTCTTCCAGCCGTACCAGGTCAACCTGCTGGTGGACAACACCGAGACCCAGGGGCCGCCGGTCATCGTGGAGTCCTATCCCACCTACCGCAACCTGTTCGGCTCCATCGAGCGGGTCATGGACCGCATGGGCGGCTGGCACACGGACTACACCAAGATCAAGGCGGGCTCCTTCGTCAAGGCCAACGGCGGCTACCTGGTCATCAACCTGATGGACGCCATCATGGAGCCGGGCGTGTGGCAGACCCTGAAACGGGCGCTCAAGACCGAAAAGATCGAGATCGAGACCTTCGATCCGTACTACTTCATCAGCGCCACGGGGTTGAAGCCCGAACCCATCGAGATGGCCGTCAAGGTTGTCGTGCTCGGCAGCCCGTACCTCTACGCCATGCTGCGCAACTACGACGAGGACGTGCCCAAGATCTTCAAGGTCCGGGCCGACTACGAGTCGAGCATGGACGTGACCGACGAGTCGGTGCTCGAAGTGGCCCGGTTCGTCAAGGGCGAGGTGGACCGCAACGGCCTCAAGCCCTTCGACCAGTCCGGCGTGGCCGCCGTGCTGGAGGAGGGCATCCGCTGGGCTGGCAGGCAGGAGAAGATCACCACGGCCTTCCCGGGCCTGGGCGACCTCCTGAGCGAGGCCGACTACTTCGCGGGCCGCGCCAATGCCGAAACGGTCAGCGGCGAGCACGTCAAGGAGGCCATCGAGGCCAAGGTCTACCGCTCCAACCAGGTGGAGGAGCGCATCCAGGAGATGATCGACCGAGGTAGCCTGTTCGTGGACACGGACGGCGAGGTGGCGGGCCAGGTCAACGGTCTGGCCGTGTATTCCTTAGGCGACTATATGTTCGGTAAACCTTCAAGGATTACGGCGGTTACGTCGCTCGGCAAGGAAGGAATCATCAATATCGAGCGCGAAGCGGACATGTCCGGCCCGACCCACAACAAGGGCATGCTCATCCTGTCCGGGTTCCTGCGCAGCCGGTTCGCCCAGGACAAGCCCCTGTCGCTTGCGGCCAGCATCGCCTTCGAGCAGTCCTACGGCGGCATCGACGGCGACTCGGCCTCGTCCACGGAGCTCTACGCCCTGTTGTCGAGCCTGTCCGGGGTGCCCATCCGCCAGTACATCGCGGTCACCGGCTCGGTGAACCAGTACGGCGAGGTCCAGCCCATCGGCGGCGTGAACCAGAAGATCGAAGGGTTCTTCCTGTGCTGCAAGCACGCGGGCCTGACCGGCAAACAAGGCGTCATGATCCCGTATCCCAACATCAAGGACCTGATGCTCCGCGACGAGGTCATCGATGCGGTCAAGGACGGCAAGTTCCACATTTGGGCCGTGAAGACCATCGACGAGGGCATCGAGATACTGACCGGCATGAAGGCGGGCGTCCGCAAGGCGGATGGCACGTATCCTGCCAAGACCATTAATAAATTGGTGGATGACAAACTGAAGGGGTTGGCCGACAAGCTGGCCGCCTTCGGCAAGGACGAAAAGGACGAGAAGAAGTCCTCCGCCAAGAAAACGACCAAGAGCAAGCCCGCCAAGAAATAG
- a CDS encoding EAL domain-containing response regulator: MSDIVDVLVVDDERINLKLVEGILRGQDLNLKMATSGAEALKMIPDHDFAVALLDVMMPGMDGFELAERLRSSEATRNIPIIFITAISKEQRHVFHGYELGAVDYLFKPVEPEILRGKTNIFAELHRHKRSLLETTRRLEATVEELKASQDALARSEERYRMVADYNYDWESWIGPDGTLLYISPSCERISGYSPQRFLDEPDMMQRIINQEDLTRWIQFMQDNTVGDEESLDFRISDVNARTKWLSLVRHSIFSDKGAPLGIRLSMRDITNRKLIESKLKHSAFHDTLTGLPNRALFLERLNRAAERCSRTGEHFAVLFINMDRFQAVNDHYGHSVGDKLMVRLGVKLQQTVRPIDTVARFGGDEFGVLLEDIPRRSEIRSLIRKIFDSFKEPVEVDGITFALSASIGYDIGSGMDVDAEEVVHNAQVAMNEAKEEGKNRITAYDKRMREGMINVLAVENELNRALEAKEFSAYYQPIVNLADGSLYGFEALARWNHPERGLVSPGEFIPVAEETGQIVNLGAQILEEACMAMQEWTRLYPAAENLTMAVNISAKQFAESTLAGDVERILGQSGLRPDRLKLEITETVVMLDAMKSVNQLKVLKNLGILLSIDDFGTGYSSMSYLQKFPTDQLKIDLSFVQRMESTPENIEIIRAIVNMAHSLRLRVVAEGIETERQRDLLYSLQCDYGQGYLYSRPLPRAAAEEFVKDSE; encoded by the coding sequence ATGAGCGATATCGTAGACGTTCTCGTCGTCGACGACGAACGGATCAATCTCAAGCTGGTCGAGGGCATCCTCCGGGGGCAGGACCTCAACCTGAAAATGGCCACGTCCGGTGCGGAGGCCTTGAAGATGATTCCGGACCACGATTTCGCCGTGGCCCTGCTGGACGTCATGATGCCGGGCATGGACGGCTTCGAATTGGCAGAGCGGCTCAGGAGTTCGGAAGCCACCCGGAATATCCCGATTATCTTCATCACCGCCATCAGCAAGGAACAGCGGCACGTATTTCACGGTTACGAATTGGGCGCGGTGGACTACCTGTTCAAGCCGGTGGAACCGGAGATCCTGCGCGGCAAGACCAATATTTTCGCGGAGCTGCATAGGCACAAGCGGTCCCTGTTGGAGACCACCCGGCGGCTCGAAGCCACGGTCGAGGAGCTTAAGGCATCCCAGGATGCCCTGGCCCGGTCCGAGGAACGCTACCGCATGGTGGCGGACTACAACTACGACTGGGAGAGCTGGATCGGTCCGGACGGCACGCTTCTTTATATTTCCCCTTCGTGTGAGCGGATCAGCGGGTATTCGCCCCAACGGTTTCTTGACGAGCCGGACATGATGCAGCGCATCATCAACCAGGAGGACCTGACCCGTTGGATTCAGTTCATGCAGGACAACACCGTGGGCGACGAGGAGAGCCTCGACTTCCGGATCAGCGACGTCAACGCCAGGACCAAGTGGCTGAGCCTGGTCCGACACTCCATCTTTTCTGACAAGGGCGCGCCGCTGGGCATCCGGCTGAGCATGCGCGACATCACCAACCGCAAGCTCATCGAGAGCAAGCTGAAGCACAGCGCCTTCCACGACACCCTGACCGGACTGCCCAACCGGGCCCTGTTCCTGGAGCGGTTGAATCGGGCGGCGGAGCGGTGTTCGCGCACCGGCGAGCATTTCGCGGTCCTGTTCATCAACATGGACCGATTTCAGGCGGTCAACGACCACTACGGGCACAGCGTGGGCGACAAGCTCATGGTCCGGCTCGGGGTCAAGCTCCAACAGACGGTCCGGCCCATCGACACCGTGGCCCGGTTCGGCGGCGACGAGTTCGGCGTGCTCCTCGAAGACATACCCAGGCGGAGCGAAATCAGGAGCCTCATCCGCAAGATATTCGACTCCTTCAAGGAGCCCGTGGAGGTTGACGGCATCACTTTCGCCCTGTCGGCCAGCATCGGCTACGACATCGGCTCCGGCATGGACGTCGATGCCGAAGAGGTCGTGCACAACGCCCAGGTGGCCATGAACGAGGCCAAAGAGGAGGGTAAAAACCGGATCACGGCCTACGACAAGCGCATGCGCGAGGGCATGATCAATGTTCTGGCCGTGGAAAACGAACTCAACCGCGCCCTGGAGGCCAAGGAGTTCTCCGCCTACTACCAACCCATCGTCAACCTGGCCGACGGCAGCCTGTACGGGTTCGAGGCCCTGGCCCGGTGGAACCACCCCGAGCGCGGCTTGGTCAGTCCCGGGGAATTCATCCCCGTGGCCGAGGAGACCGGGCAGATCGTGAACCTCGGGGCCCAGATCCTGGAAGAAGCCTGCATGGCCATGCAGGAATGGACCAGGCTGTACCCGGCGGCGGAGAACCTGACCATGGCCGTGAACATCTCGGCCAAGCAGTTCGCCGAAAGCACCCTGGCGGGCGATGTCGAGCGCATCCTGGGGCAGTCCGGGCTGCGGCCCGACAGGCTGAAGCTGGAAATCACCGAAACCGTGGTCATGCTCGACGCCATGAAGTCCGTAAACCAATTGAAGGTGTTGAAGAATCTCGGCATTCTCCTGTCCATCGACGACTTCGGCACCGGGTATTCGTCCATGAGCTATCTGCAGAAATTCCCCACGGATCAGCTCAAGATCGACCTGAGCTTTGTCCAGCGCATGGAGTCCACCCCGGAGAACATCGAGATCATCCGGGCCATCGTGAACATGGCCCATTCTCTGCGGCTGCGGGTCGTGGCCGAGGGCATCGAGACGGAGCGCCAAAGGGACTTGCTTTATTCCCTGCAATGCGATTACGGTCAGGGCTACTTGTATTCGCGGCCGCTCCCTCGTGCCGCGGCAGAAGAGTTCGTCAAGGATTCCGAGTAG
- a CDS encoding NAD(P)H-dependent oxidoreductase: protein MRILLILAHPDPNSLNHAIAAAARRTLEENGHEVLFHDLHAERFDSLLPAGEIPRRATLPDDVARHCEEAALADGLVIVHPNWWGMPPAVLAGWVDRVMRPGTAYEFVGEDGGEGVPVGLLKADRAIVFNTSNTEANREDTVFGDPLERIWKDCVFGLCGIQHVTRHVFRIVCTSTPEERRAWLDDAARIVAETFPPEA, encoded by the coding sequence ATGCGCATACTCCTGATCCTGGCCCATCCGGACCCGAACAGCTTGAACCACGCCATCGCGGCCGCCGCGCGGCGGACCCTGGAAGAGAACGGCCACGAAGTCCTTTTTCACGACCTCCATGCCGAAAGGTTCGATTCTCTGCTGCCCGCCGGGGAAATCCCGCGCCGGGCGACCCTGCCCGACGATGTGGCCCGCCACTGCGAAGAGGCGGCCCTGGCCGACGGCCTGGTCATCGTCCATCCCAACTGGTGGGGCATGCCCCCGGCCGTTCTGGCCGGATGGGTGGACCGGGTCATGCGGCCCGGCACGGCCTACGAGTTCGTCGGGGAGGACGGCGGCGAGGGCGTGCCCGTCGGCCTGCTCAAGGCGGACAGGGCCATCGTGTTCAACACCTCGAACACGGAAGCAAACCGCGAGGACACGGTCTTCGGCGATCCGCTGGAGCGGATATGGAAGGACTGCGTCTTCGGCCTGTGCGGGATACAGCACGTCACCCGGCACGTGTTCCGGATCGTCTGCACCTCCACCCCGGAGGAACGGCGCGCGTGGCTGGACGACGCGGCCCGGATCGTGGCCGAGACATTCCCGCCCGAGGCGTGA
- the nifS gene encoding cysteine desulfurase NifS, with product MDTIYLDNNATTQVDPIVFEAIKPYFTELYGNPSSMHRFGGQVGVTLKEARASVAGLLGCEPEEIIFTSCGSESDNTAIRSALNARPDRRHIITTAVEHPAILSLCKFLEKKDGYEVTYLGTDEYGRLDLEEYKAALRPDTAVVSVMWANNETGNIYPIEEMAKIAKEHDVFFHTDAVQAVGKVDIDLSKVPVDMLSLSGHKLHAPKGVGALFVRKRLPFRPFLIGGHQERSRRAGTENTTGIIALGKACELAREHMVEENTEVKRLRDKLEKGLLEAVPDAKLNGDPEHRLPNTSNISFGYVEGEAILLMMDQLGIAASSGSACTSGSLEPSHVLRAMGVPFTFAHGSIRFSLSRFNTEKEIDFVIESLPPIIKNLRKLSPFSAEKQAPACTKSFSE from the coding sequence ATGGATACCATCTATCTGGACAACAACGCCACCACGCAGGTGGACCCGATCGTGTTCGAGGCCATCAAACCCTATTTCACCGAACTGTACGGCAACCCCTCCTCCATGCACCGCTTCGGCGGTCAGGTGGGGGTTACGCTGAAGGAGGCCCGCGCCTCGGTGGCCGGACTCCTCGGCTGCGAGCCCGAGGAGATCATCTTCACCTCCTGCGGCTCGGAATCCGACAACACGGCCATCCGCTCGGCCCTGAACGCCCGGCCCGACCGGCGGCACATCATCACCACCGCCGTGGAGCACCCGGCCATCCTGAGCCTGTGCAAGTTTCTCGAAAAGAAGGACGGCTACGAGGTCACCTACCTCGGCACCGACGAATACGGTCGCCTGGACCTTGAGGAATACAAGGCCGCCCTGCGCCCGGACACGGCCGTCGTCTCGGTCATGTGGGCCAACAACGAGACCGGCAACATCTATCCCATCGAAGAGATGGCCAAGATCGCCAAGGAGCACGACGTCTTCTTCCACACCGACGCGGTCCAGGCCGTGGGCAAGGTGGACATCGACCTGTCCAAGGTCCCGGTGGACATGCTCTCCCTGTCCGGCCACAAGCTGCACGCCCCCAAAGGCGTGGGCGCCCTGTTCGTGCGCAAGCGTCTGCCCTTCCGCCCCTTCCTCATCGGCGGACACCAGGAGCGCAGCCGCCGCGCGGGCACCGAGAACACCACGGGCATCATCGCCCTGGGCAAGGCCTGCGAACTGGCCCGCGAGCACATGGTCGAGGAGAACACCGAGGTCAAACGGCTGCGCGACAAGCTGGAGAAAGGCCTGCTCGAAGCGGTTCCGGATGCCAAGCTCAACGGCGACCCGGAACACCGCCTGCCCAACACCTCGAACATCTCCTTCGGCTACGTGGAGGGCGAGGCCATCCTGCTGATGATGGACCAGTTGGGCATCGCGGCCAGCTCCGGCTCGGCCTGTACCTCGGGCAGCCTGGAGCCGTCCCACGTGCTCCGAGCCATGGGCGTGCCCTTCACCTTCGCCCACGGGTCCATCCGCTTCTCACTGAGCCGGTTCAACACCGAGAAGGAGATCGATTTCGTCATCGAGAGCCTGCCACCCATCATTAAGAACCTGCGTAAACTCTCGCCGTTTTCGGCGGAAAAACAGGCCCCGGCCTGCACCAAAAGCTTTTCGGAGTAA
- the ilvN gene encoding acetolactate synthase small subunit has translation MCKQTVIELSVNNHPGVMSHICGLFARRAYNVEGIACMPVNGGGTSKIWLLVDADDRLDQMIKQVDKLEDVLIVERYDSGHPVFAKMAEFVQ, from the coding sequence ATGTGTAAACAGACCGTCATCGAACTGTCCGTGAACAACCATCCCGGCGTCATGTCCCACATCTGCGGCCTGTTCGCGCGCCGGGCATACAACGTCGAGGGCATCGCCTGCATGCCGGTCAACGGCGGCGGGACCAGCAAGATATGGCTCCTGGTGGATGCCGACGATCGCCTTGACCAGATGATCAAGCAGGTGGATAAGCTGGAGGACGTGCTCATCGTCGAGCGTTACGACAGCGGCCACCCGGTCTTTGCCAAGATGGCCGAGTTCGTCCAATAA
- a CDS encoding Hsp20/alpha crystallin family protein translates to MRSDVDRLFDDLCADFNLPSMFCRMAGDLTLEQEGETLLVRLELGNMDPDDVHVSVMDRQLSIVAETRESGPGHTSTHSFHKELRLPCRIDTGSVSAEFADGVLVVRLPKCAVQSGQKVAISRK, encoded by the coding sequence ATGCGCAGTGACGTGGACCGGCTCTTTGACGATCTGTGCGCCGACTTCAACCTGCCTTCCATGTTCTGCCGCATGGCGGGCGACCTCACCCTTGAGCAAGAGGGAGAGACGCTGCTGGTCAGGCTCGAACTGGGCAATATGGACCCGGACGACGTGCATGTCTCGGTGATGGACAGGCAGCTCTCCATCGTCGCGGAGACCCGCGAGTCCGGTCCCGGACACACCAGCACCCACAGCTTCCACAAGGAACTGCGCCTGCCGTGCCGCATCGACACCGGCAGCGTCAGCGCGGAGTTCGCTGACGGCGTACTCGTGGTCAGGCTGCCCAAGTGCGCGGTCCAGTCAGGACAAAAAGTTGCAATTTCCCGGAAATAA
- a CDS encoding flagellin translates to MALTDIEKSFLYDYSLQLLQQDMLTNQLFGASSVGQNLRSLVLGEPVRAATFTNPFEEAISGQLRGDASAVRQASRNVGEAASMMGVARTEMGTIVDALNDMEDMIDKINTGELDGTSAVVQSDFDALRDKITGTISGADFNGIAVLDSSQWGTDQIDANGNVYIQSSKSGGFNITFHSVDTPSSGVAWTDLTGADLGDSGTRATQLGYVQSLQSEMSAILDVYQGKEDSLQSQQLNLESQAQLLDQAAQLRKPSDPDYSLEQLLADLVARTTGTIFDSNG, encoded by the coding sequence ATGGCCCTGACCGACATAGAGAAGAGCTTCCTCTACGACTATTCGTTGCAGCTATTGCAGCAGGACATGCTGACCAATCAGTTGTTCGGGGCGTCCAGCGTGGGGCAGAACCTGCGCAGCCTGGTCCTGGGCGAGCCGGTTCGGGCGGCCACCTTCACCAACCCATTCGAGGAGGCCATCAGCGGACAACTGCGGGGCGATGCTTCGGCCGTGCGCCAGGCCTCGCGCAACGTGGGCGAGGCCGCGTCCATGATGGGCGTGGCCCGGACCGAGATGGGCACCATCGTGGACGCCCTGAACGACATGGAGGACATGATCGACAAGATCAATACCGGCGAGCTGGACGGCACCAGCGCCGTGGTCCAGAGCGACTTCGACGCGCTCCGGGACAAGATCACCGGGACCATTTCCGGCGCGGACTTCAACGGCATCGCGGTGCTCGATTCCTCTCAGTGGGGAACGGACCAGATCGACGCCAACGGCAACGTCTACATCCAATCTTCCAAGAGCGGCGGTTTCAACATCACCTTCCATTCCGTGGACACCCCGTCCAGCGGCGTGGCCTGGACCGATCTCACCGGCGCGGACCTGGGCGACTCGGGCACCCGGGCCACCCAGCTCGGTTACGTCCAGTCCCTACAGAGCGAGATGTCGGCCATCCTGGACGTCTACCAGGGCAAGGAGGACAGCCTCCAGTCGCAGCAGCTCAACCTGGAGAGCCAGGCTCAGCTTCTGGACCAAGCCGCCCAGCTACGCAAGCCGTCCGACCCGGATTATTCCCTGGAACAGCTCCTGGCCGACCTCGTGGCCCGGACCACAGGCACGATCTTCGATAGCAACGGCTGA